The region CTCCCCCAAGAAGTCGATTGCGCCGGCGGAGCCGGCGCGCGAACGGCGGTTACTCGGACGCGCGGGAGCGGCGGCGGCGCAGCTCGCGGTGGATCCGAAGGTCTTGGAGTCGCATGACGAAGGCGACGGCGGCAGCCGTCAGATTCGGGAGGAGGCCTCGGCCCCTGCCGAGGCGCTCTTCAGGGCTTGAGGCGCGCCAGCGGCGGCATCGCCAGGAGCTGAGCCTCCGACAGCTCCTCCCACAGGAGACCCCGCGGCTTCTTGAACGCCCGCTCGGTGCGGATGACGCGCTCGGGCGTGACGATGAAGTCCACCGGCACGTCGTGGGGCGTCATCGGGATCTCCTCGTCGAGCACCTGCCGCTCGTGGACCGTCGTTAGCACCGGGGTGGCTTCGTCCACCGCGCCGAGCTGGCTCGCCAGCGCGTATTCAAGATCACTGTAGCCACCGCCCTTGCCGACCCGCGCCCCGCGCGCATTGACCGCGACGCTGCCGACGACGATGAGATCGATCCGGCCGAGCTTGACCGGCGTGACCAGCTCCCCGAGCGCCGCGGCGCCCTTGATCGTCGCCGCCTGGGCCAGCTTGCCCTCGAGCTTCTCGGGGTCGAGCCGGACAAAGCAGCGCGCGTCGGTGAGGCGGGGCACGGCCATGAACACCTGCTTGCCGTCCCTGAGCGCCCGCAGCCGGAGCGCCCGCTGGGGGGCGTCGGGATTGCACTTGAGAC is a window of Candidatus Methylomirabilota bacterium DNA encoding:
- a CDS encoding 5-formyltetrahydrofolate cyclo-ligase — translated: MSAKNTVQPTTKQEIRERVWALLEWHGVGRFPLPLAERIPNFTGAEQAAARAAELPEWTAAARLKCNPDAPQRALRLRALRDGKQVFMAVPRLTDARCFVRLDPEKLEGKLAQAATIKGAAALGELVTPVKLGRIDLIVVGSVAVNARGARVGKGGGYSDLEYALASQLGAVDEATPVLTTVHERQVLDEEIPMTPHDVPVDFIVTPERVIRTERAFKKPRGLLWEELSEAQLLAMPPLARLKP